A region of the Dysidea avara chromosome 9, odDysAvar1.4, whole genome shotgun sequence genome:
TCCTACCAGTCAAATGATACTGAACTTCCTTTGCTTCAGTTTATGCCTCAACATTAGATGCTTTAGAGTCCAAACAAACCCCAGTTTCATCCACGTTGTAGATTTGCTCACTTGTCATTAACCCCCATTGATAGTTTCTTCATTGGCAGCATCCATTTGAGCATGGGGTATATACCGTGTATCATCATCTTTTCTTAGTGACAAGTCACCTTTCCTCTCCCTGAAAGATCTCCACCAACCCTGCATTATTCTCTCTTTCCTTACAATACCTTTTTCCCTTAGCACAAGACTCTGCAGTACTTAGCATATCTCCTCTATTGTCTGTCTATAGCCCAAAGCAGAGAGCTCTTTCATAAACTCTGCCAATTCACtctcttcatcttcatttagTATCTCTGCGGACCCCTCCCATGCTTAATTCTCTATCCTTTAAAGTTGTAGGTGGAACTTCATACATTTTGGCAGCTTCATTAATCCCAACACTCCCAGTTTGCATAGCACTTATCATCTGTCCAGGGAATTGGACTCTctaagattgaatctgaaagTGATTTCTGCAGTTTAGCAGAATGATACTATCAAAgtttgattgctgtattagggtatcttgatcttaggtattaattttatagtaaGCTTTCAGTTACAAAATACAATGTCACCTAGATTTTTTGTAATTAGGCACTCTGCAGAGTGTTTTCATAAGGCCACTATTAATATTTgtgtgattgctgtattagagtgattgctgtgttagagtatctcaatcttattgtttacaagtacacgaaaaaatttggaattttcaactagagtagggaccatagcacatcgataaaaagtactgaaacaagttgaagtagtccatgatattaaatcacagcaaaacaataagaagtgttatatccctactgtgcatttccgttatggtatcttgagcacagtagggatataacacttcttattgttttactgtgatttaatatcatggactacttcaacttatttcagtactttttatcgatgtgctatggtccctactctagttgaaaattccaaatttttccgtgtacttgtttattaactttttttgtattatgaccatgcataccgcatctgaaatggtgcggtgcgccccagctatatcaattattgtctgaaaagtgaagtccattacgcttcgttgtcagctatgttcaactcgttacacagcaatacgaatcaagaacttttccggaggaacctctacaatctacgcataccaaaagaaatggtgccgcgccccaattttattaattatcatctgaaaagtgaagtatccattatgcttcgctgtcggctatgttcaacccgttacacagtaatacgaatcaagaactgcttgaaaagtgcatttgcaatcaaaatagccattatgaaaaatacggacgatttccgtttcgaagggaagccatcacgtgctcgcaccaaatcgacacctttccctgtcagcaaagatgaatggtacacaaaggaggacactggtaagtctatgaagaatgcattgtacgtattgcggtatgccaaaaggcacctgttgggccgaagcgacgtcgaacagtgaaaacatcaagcccgtagctttagccgttatcgagttatgcttgtctgaaggaatcagtcagttacttacttacttacttacttactcagtcagtagaaaattccgtcgaataaaaaaaatttaaaattccgtagcaattgttgaaagcgtttcgggtcgatctgaaagcttgtttgagcttagttttacctcaccaatactgcctcatcgtcgtcagggaaacttgaggctggtttttgggtgattttatttcgtgggccacgcctgctgttttgtggtccctactatacagttactgtcGTACTGGATGATATTGATGTCCTAGTAGTCTGGGTTCTGGCTATGCCCTGGGTTTGCATAAAGAATTAATTGTTCATTTAATTCACTGTAGCAGCTGTTGATATTTTTTTGAAAACATCTTTATTTAATTAATGACGAATGCTTTGTTTAGCGTAAAACCACTTCAATACATGTATAGCAATTGGGGAGAAAATCATTTGACGCCAACTGATGAACACGTTCAGACAGAAGATGGCTTTCAGCAGGTTCTGAATAGTTACCACAGTGCTTATGCTTTAAATACTGAAACATTGAATAGTAACTGCACTGGTTTTTGACACTAGAATAACAGTAACCacggtgtttaaccaagtaaacatGGTATTTCTTGCTTTGCTATGTTTATGATTATCACTTTATAGGTTAGTAAAGGGAGCACTGAGTTTTGGAACAGCCTCAAGCTAACATGGCAGCAATGTACTGATCTGCCTATGAAGTGCTGGGCACATTCTGTAGTTAAACTTGACAACAAAGTTTTTATTACGCCATTTGGTGAGGGTCGTGTATATCATACTCCATGTGTGTATGACATTGACAAAGATGAATGGTCCTTATTACCAGCACTTCCTTATGGTAATTTCTGTCTAGTTGCTGTACCAGACAAGAAGCAGCTATTAGCCATTGGTGGAACAGATGGTAGATCAGTAACCAATAAAGTATTCCTATGGGACGAGGAGTTTCAGAAGTGGCTTAATTCATATCCTGACATGCCAACTGCACGGTGTGATTGTTCAGGTATTTCCTATGGATCATCAGTGATAGTAGCTGGTGGAGACACAAGTGGCGATCCTTACACTTTGACCAGTTCAGTAGAAGTTTTGAATATTAAGGAAGGAGGCCTATTTTTTAGATCATATTGGAGTGTCGTGAAGCAGTTACCTTATGAGATAGCTACCCCAGTTGCTTTAATCATCAATGACAAGTTGTACATTGCTGCAGGAGATGATGAGACTTTATCACATGGCATTGCTACTGCATCTCTACCACAACTATTACAGAGTAGTAACAACACTAACAGTGGTCGAGTGTGGAACAAACTACCCGACTTGCCTTATCACTCAATCTCCATCAACTATTATCAAGGTCACTTGATTGTCTTCAATGGACTTAGTCTGGTTCTACATCCAGGTGAAGAGAAGCCAGCGTATCAACTTGTTCCACTGATCCACATGTACAATCCCAATACCAGATGCTGGGACTGTGTTGGAAGTATTGACCATCCATACAACTTGGGAAGATCAGTCTATATTAAGGAGAATAAGATTTTGTTTGTAGGAGGATCAATTGGTACACATGATCTTATCAAGAAGGATAGTATGGTGAAGTCTTGCATAACATTGACAATCACATCTTAGTAGAAAACTCATTTGTGTCCTAACAACTATCTTGATTACAAGTCATGCACGCACATGCTAAATATAAatacattatatacatatgtacaacatTAAAGTTCAGCTTTAGCTGTGTATTGTATaacatgtatatgtgtatattacATTTAAAAATAGAACTTGGCCACATGTTCGGTATTGGATGGAAAGAAAAATTCTGGCACGCATCTTACAATGATCATTGCTACCAGATCTGGTTGCTACTATACATCAGAGTACACGTACTGCACATTTGCTTATCATTGGTTGCCAACTCCTCCATAGCCCCCAGCCCCATCCATCACTTGGGATCCATAGTCCTTCCCCCAGGAACTGTATCACTTCCACCGATACTGTATCCACTTTGGTCATTCCAGTTTTGATGGGATGGTTGTTGAGGAGTAAGCACCTGACCACCTTCAATGGAAGTGTTGTACCCACTCATCAATGGTTGTGCATTAGAGTCAGGTGTACCTAACAGAGAGCTAGAGCTGCTTGTAGATGAGCAGCATAGGGGTTTAGTGATCAGCCACCTGGATGTGGCTGAAAAtgaaactttaaaatgttaatGTTTCACAAGGAATTTCTTGATATAGTGCGTCAATCATGTGTACAGTGTGCAGGTAGCTACATAACTAactatagctatttttatactTGTTAGAAAGGGAGACAGTAGTAGCCTGAGTGGTTTAGAACATCAGCCTGGTacttgaaaggttccaggtttgatcaCTTTGATGCCCAGAATGGGACTCACTGTACTGTTGTTTAGTAACTATAGTTTTTCCACGTTATGTGATACTAAACCTGGTAAATTTACTTCCGTATTGTAGTAGAGCTTAGCTTGCCAACAAGTAGCAACAACCAAGTTAGTGCCTTATGTAGGCTCATGGCTACACATATTGGTAAACAAACTGCCAAACCTGACAATGCCAATCTATGCTGCAACTTTCCCCAACATCTTAACATGCCTCCCCCTTACAACTTCCAATGTTAATAGCTATAGTTAATACATAGCCTTTGAATTGCAAAATTCCATGCAGCAGTTTCTAGCCAACCCCCCTGAAATTACTTTATGCTACAGTCTATCTGAGTACTAAGTAGATAGTAGCAGTTAATATATACATTGCAGTAATTCATCCAATCAAAAGTGTTATCAAATGCAATCTCGGAAggctaatttttcaaacatttcctgtggggggcatgctcccagacccccctagttggagtgtgctttgcatgctgaaTGTGTTTCGCACACTTGTTTAGGGACTTCCACTATAGTGCCCATGTAACGGATGTCTAAGCCTGAAactccctctgaaaatttctagatccaccactgcaatgctggaatagaatattcGCATTTTGTAGCTTGCATTATTAAAAGTTTGATAAGGGCTCAAAAGTGCATTGCTATATCACAATAGCATACAAActtatgagtcatgaaagtttgaaaaagtaggcaaatattttatatgtacacatgccctattattgcaggcccaATCACACATATAATATAGCATGTAAAAATTTACAGAACTACATTTTGGATTTTCAAAGAATGGTTGCTACAATAACAACTATttttactattgtaacttactTAGTTCCAGTAATTACTTACTTTTTGGACAGTTGCAACTATACAGTAGATGTAAGGGATCTGACTAGTTATATTATTTATGCAGTTACTAATATATAGATTACattaacttagttacaaaagtaaccaGTTTCCCAACCTCTGACAGCTGATATGGTAAATTACAAATAAGTGTATGGATTAGAATACATTCTATAGGAAGGTCACAGAATTGCTTACCTATAATATTCATCAATGTTATGTAACCCATTCTAAGCTTACCCTGAAATCTGTGACTActacaggggtgtagccaggattttttgaaggggggttccagcaccagcattgagttactagaagctgggggcacagcccccagccgctgagagactttcaatattttaataaatcaaaactcagcaaattgctatattttatgcaaaaagtacattaattatgatgcattaagtgcccctgggatgaaggtagtactagataaagtcacctagtggaaacagacagcataacacatagagacacatatagtaatctgtaagtgatggttatatctcactgtggtataggagccatgaatccactgatacaaatgacaatcaaaacaatataactatacaaatatgtttagcatgaattcattttgcataacacaagtgataaattactggagctctatatctttaaacactgcacaccaaagctatagcagtataaggtcatgctaagttttgcatttaatgttggaatgtcggaaaaacttcatatggacatggatatttaaatgcatgttctattagagtatacctgactgctctattagagtatatacctgactgctctattagagtatatcgatctttttaacaagttttgaagagggctcatgttacctctgtaaatccttccctgagagatgaatgtaagttttatcaattgttgtgctgttccattacactatattgctcactcattttgtcctgccacactaaatggtgtgttaggatcctgcttgcagaagtctaaattttacccccccccctccccccctccctacgcccctgtacTATAGTACTTGTATAGTGTCTTTGATGGCAATGTGCTAGGTCTTTGTAGATGAAAATGACATGACATATACAACTGCACATGAAATAATTGAATATGTTTTGTCAATTTTAATCTGACAAGTAAATGTGTTCATGCAATAATTATAACAGCTATACTCATCAGTGTCTTGATGTATTATTTTGAAGTGAATTGGTATTGCACTTGTTTGTCAGTCAAGGTACAGTATACTGTCACCACTAAGGTGATAGGTTAAAATAGAAGTTAAGGTGTGATTCTATTGTTGGATTAATTAGTAGTGTTATTATAGATGCCTCATACAGGTAGCATAATAACAGTGTGGTTGCCTAGCATGGTTGCTATACAAAAAACCAattgataattataattaatgcaCTTTACACTacaaactgtacactgtaaagaaatgGAAGATTGAATTTTGtgcaaagatcaagatacttcaatagagcagtcacaattctaatacaGTATTGATAATTTTTAACATTATTTTGATTtaatacactttactatcaAACAGGTTATATCACATAGGCTAAttatgctttgcaaagcatatgTATACTTTGTCAataatgctctcaaattcaaacctatAGCTACAGGAAGCCTAATTTAAAAAACTGGTCTCAGAAGATATTCAACTAGAGTTTTAGAATATATTGTTTcattcattcatccagctatatatACCAACCCAAGCTATGTGAATAAATTCTATTCTTGGGAATAAATGCTGAACCTTTTCAACTCCTCAGCCCCCTCTCAGTGTCTCCTATATCCACCTATAGACAGTACAGTTGTATGCTGCTGAAGGAGGCAATTGTCTAGCTATAGAGGCTGCAAAGTCATCACAATCTTGTTcttttattagtaaatgtgcAGTCAATATGTAATTACCAATTTCATTGATTGGTAAGGTAATTGAGCTGTTCAAAAGCTACTTTACTTTTATCATCATACATTTCTGTAGTGTTTCATAAGTAGCAGTAGTAGATACATATAGACTGAGTGTATTATATAGTCTATCTACTGCAGTCATatatttattataataatagtgaCATAGTATATTCAATATGACTCATCTACACATGGTACGTGCCAAAGTTACTACCTCAAGCCTGTGGAATAATTCATTACTGTGATCCCTTAATCCTGTGTGTATAATTAAAATCCTTTGCTCTTCTTAAATGTTCCATGTGGTTCTTCACGTGACAATCCAGCCATCTATCATATGTAGACATAAACAGTATATACTATATACGTCCTCACATGACAATATAGATCAAAGTATAATTTTATTGCTGGTATAGATGTTCATACAGATACTGTTAGCTATCTAGCAAAATATATCCAATTATTTCAAGACTATATCATTTGCATTAAAACCGGTAATGTTTTTAAATAGCTGTTCTAAGATTGTAATTGCTATGGGAGCAACCACTCGCATTTCCCATTTTCATTTTGACTAGTAAACttgctatatacatacatcTATGAATAATGATATTGATAGCTAATTAGTACTAGCTAGAGGTTATGCAACTATATTATGTAGATTTTGATGACACAAATCGTACTATCTCTAGATCTGTAATCATGATTTTTAAGCTACACCAACAGATTTTCAGTTTGAGCActctttattaattttattttattttttaaaacatGACATGATGGCACATGTATATATGACATGACACAGTCTTTACAAGCTGTGTAGTTTGTCTATCATGTCAATATGCATGTTTTCAATTGAAAGGCCCAGTGACAAAAGGGAACAATTGCCATTTGAACAATTGGGTGACACGTGGTTGCTGAGGACATAATTGAATCAGTGTAATTTTGCAAAAAATTAATTCGAGACTGCAGAGTGCCTTGCAATTGAATTTTTAAATACTGTTGTGTACTTAGTGATTATACATTACTGACATGCTATACATACAACTAGCTATTCCATTTTCAAAAAATGCAGCAATCtaaatggcacatgtcccctttttccactgaccccttcaattcaTTCCATATAGCTTAAAGCTTAATATAGCACAATAAATTTTATTTAAGGTTGCTGTGTGTAGCATTTATTTCATTACAGATCTGTACATATGTCCATCTATCTATCAATCATTTATCTCTCTACTGATCTAAATGAACTGCTACTTAGGCTAAaatttatgtagctatatatatttaatTACTCAAAGCATTTCAGAtgcaatagctatatagctaatttcTAACACACTTAAAAATGCAAACAGTGTCATAGTCAATTCATAACACAGTTGTGAGGACGTATTTTCATTTCTATTGAACGAAGATTACGGTCCCGTGAACTGTATCGGGTCTGTGGTGGTTGGTGATT
Encoded here:
- the LOC136266933 gene encoding uncharacterized protein, giving the protein MERLHCSLNNLLEQTPVIPIGTKLSILYDVSLGIRYLHSRNPPIIHRDLSSNNVLLTKGMETKIGDLGTARLVDPRRQSRMTNAPGTVHFMPPEALADNSQSVRYGRELDVFSFGCVMLHTLSHQWPTPSEPVVTDPVTFEVKGRTEVERRSRYFNRIDRSRLGVLIPLIESCLSNLPKNRTSIVTLCEQLEVLVDREHVPTGDLDSLQQEIERKNAIIQDQDGQIQNQLIAIQTKDVAIQRKDFELHNKDAEIEALKFNMSKLQIAASPLTPKQVSKGSTEFWNSLKLTWQQCTDLPMKCWAHSVVKLDNKVFITPFGEGRVYHTPCVYDIDKDEWSLLPALPYGNFCLVAVPDKKQLLAIGGTDGRSVTNKVFLWDEEFQKWLNSYPDMPTARCDCSGISYGSSVIVAGGDTSGDPYTLTSSVEVLNIKEGGLFFRSYWSVVKQLPYEIATPVALIINDKLYIAAGDDETLSHGIATASLPQLLQSSNNTNSGRVWNKLPDLPYHSISINYYQGHLIVFNGLSLVLHPGEEKPAYQLVPLIHMYNPNTRCWDCVGSIDHPYNLGRSVYIKENKILFVGGSIGTHDLIKKDSMVKSCITLTITS